From the Candidatus Poribacteria bacterium genome, the window ATGATCCTCCCGCCGGTCAGCCAACCTTCGATGATCCTCGCCATCGGCTTCAACTATGGCGACCACCTCGAAGAGATCAACGCGCTCAACGAGGCAGAGGGCAAGGCGCTCGTCCCCCATCCGACGGAACCGACCGTCTTCGCCAAGTTCCCGGGCTCCGTGATCGGCCACGACGACGCTATCGTTATCCCCCACATGGCGCCGAACAAAGTCGACTACGAGGCGGAGCTCGCCGTCGTCATCGGCAGAGCCGCCAAGAACGTCCAGCCCGAGCGCGCCTTGGAGCACGTCGCGTTCTATACCTGCGGACACGATGTCAGCGCCCGCGACGCCCAGCTCGAAGCCCCCAACAACCAGTGGCTGCGCGGCAAGTCGTTCGACAGCTTCTGCCCCTTGGGACCCTTCGCCGTGACGGGAATCGACCCGGGCAGCCTCGACATCCGCCTCATCCTGAACGGCAACGCCATGCAGTCATCGAACACGCGGAATCTCATTTTCAGCGTGCCGTTCCTCATCTCCTACCTCAGCCACAACACGACGCTCCTGCCGGGAACCGTCATCATGACGGGAACGCCGGGCGGCGTGGGCCACTCGATGAACCCGCCCGTCTACCTGCAGCCGGGAGATGTCGTCGAGGTGGATATCGCTGAGATCGGCAGGCTGCGGAACGTCGTCGCGGACGACAGCTACGCCGGCGCGGTTCCCAAGAGCTGGTTCGCCGGACGTGCAGAACCCGCCGACGACGCGGGCGCGTACGGCGTCAGCGACGGCAGCCAGACGTACGACGACAGCGCGGCGTACGACGCGGCTCAGGAGGAACAGGAGCAGTAGAGAGCGGCTAGCGGCGGAAACGCCTGAGAATCGGCGCGACAGCGTCCACCGGAATCGCGTCGCCGGTGGGCTTCTTCTCGTACTCGAGCAGGAACGCGAGGATGATCCCGCCGATGATCGCGGTCGATCCCCCGATGCGGAACACGTAGGGCAGTCCGAGATGCTCGGCGATGTAGCCGCCGAGCGGCGGGCCCACGACGTTTCCGACGCCGAAGGCGAGGTTGAGTATACCAAACGCCGATCCGTGGTCTTCCGGATCGACCAGATCGGTCATCAGCGCGACGCCCACCGTGAAGCCGGAGAAGCCCAGCCCCCACAGCAGTTGAGCGAACACGATCCAGGGCACGCCCGGCGCGAAGCCGATGAGCGTCCACCGGAAGCCCGCCGAGAAGAACGCCACGAGCAGGATGGGCTTCCTGCCCCATCGGTCGGACGCCAAACCCAGCAGAATCAGCGTTGGTATCTCAGCGAGCGTCATGATCCCGTAGATGATGCCGACCCATCGCGGGGGAAGGTGGTACGTCTCGTTGAGGTGATTCGAGAAGAACTGGAAGCACATCGAGCCGCCGATGGAGCTGATCGCCTGGCACGCGTAGAGGACCTTCAGGTTCCTCCGATTCAGGACGCGCTTCCATCCGCCCTTCGGTGACGGCTTGCGGTGCGAGTGCGGAAGGTCGCGGACCCAGATCGCTGTCACGACCAGGCATAGGAGATAGACGCCTGCGCCGGTGAGGAAGACCGCGCGGTAGGACGAG encodes:
- a CDS encoding MFS transporter, with the protein product MLPDDRQSEPSLPPDLRRSIYMASWTLLSLYNVGWAILFPLRAIYFREPHIGLSWEQIGWLGFVRSILGLAMPLVFGSASDRSGRQKVWLLGGFACASVSTALFLVGKSFLELAVITAIDGLSLIAYNVNLNALVTATLDGSTKGRQFGQFRIAGSIGYAFASFILVPIVSTDSSYRAVFLTGAGVYLLCLVVTAIWVRDLPHSHRKPSPKGGWKRVLNRRNLKVLYACQAISSIGGSMCFQFFSNHLNETYHLPPRWVGIIYGIMTLAEIPTLILLGLASDRWGRKPILLVAFFSAGFRWTLIGFAPGVPWIVFAQLLWGLGFSGFTVGVALMTDLVDPEDHGSAFGILNLAFGVGNVVGPPLGGYIAEHLGLPYVFRIGGSTAIIGGIILAFLLEYEKKPTGDAIPVDAVAPILRRFRR
- a CDS encoding fumarylacetoacetate hydrolase family protein; the encoded protein is MRSTPERCAMPRFVRFLGNDGTPTWGEVHSADDDSGATGALLRSVPPERDPNYFSRLMDAFAAGGTGPTFHVEPGMILPPVSQPSMILAIGFNYGDHLEEINALNEAEGKALVPHPTEPTVFAKFPGSVIGHDDAIVIPHMAPNKVDYEAELAVVIGRAAKNVQPERALEHVAFYTCGHDVSARDAQLEAPNNQWLRGKSFDSFCPLGPFAVTGIDPGSLDIRLILNGNAMQSSNTRNLIFSVPFLISYLSHNTTLLPGTVIMTGTPGGVGHSMNPPVYLQPGDVVEVDIAEIGRLRNVVADDSYAGAVPKSWFAGRAEPADDAGAYGVSDGSQTYDDSAAYDAAQEEQEQ